One genomic window of Coffea eugenioides isolate CCC68of chromosome 1, Ceug_1.0, whole genome shotgun sequence includes the following:
- the LOC113760211 gene encoding zinc finger A20 and AN1 domain-containing stress-associated protein 5-like, with protein sequence MAHQKREKEETELKVPESLTLCTPTIPVPPPQLDDPRSNSARSPESSDPKLLVNGDNNLRSSPLSPERSDLISVGAVDGKAVELNRSLKRPRDAVNRCSCTGCRRKLGLMGFRCRCGDMFCSEHRYSDRHDCSYDYKTAGREAIARENPVVKAPKILKV encoded by the coding sequence ATGGCTCAtcagaagagagagaaagaagagaCGGAACTCAAAGTTCCGGAATCTCTAACACTATGTACCCCAACAATCCCAGTACCTCCACCGCAGCTCGATGATCCGAGATCTAATTCTGCGAGATCGCCTGAGAGCTCAGATCCGAAACTCTTGGTCAACGGGGACAACAATCTAAGATCTAGCCCGTTGTCACCGGAGAGATCGGATCTGATCTCTGTCGGAGCTGTCGATGGAAAGGCGGTGGAATTAAATCGGTCGTTGAAAAGGCCGAGGGACGCTGTTAATCGGTGTTCGTGTACTGGGTGTAGGAGAAAATTGGGTTTAATGGGGTTTCGGTGCCGATGCGGGGACATGTTTTGTTCCGAGCACAGGTATTCCGATCGGCACGATTGCAGTTATGATTACAAGACTGCTGGGCGAGAGGCGATTGCTCGGGAAAATCCGGTGGTCAAGGCCCCGAAGATTCTCAAGGTGTGA